One stretch of Deltaproteobacteria bacterium DNA includes these proteins:
- a CDS encoding transposase, producing MMGRQSPPQPNLFYTNFDLDKRVRKDHPLRKIARVVDFDFIYGEVEDSYGINGNVSVPPPVILELMVLLVLYNVRSERGLMLTIPERLDWLWFLGYDLDDEIPNHSVLSKARSRWGIKAFRSFFERIVWQCVKAGLVDGSKLFVDASLIDADASNNSVVDTHDLKRYLQKSYRHLEERLDDVEVEKETPANSRYISATDPDASVTRHGAGKSRLRYKTHRGVDPKHEVITATKITPGSRDEGNLLEDIIKIHKKNTQMDVDTVVADSKYGKIDNFLLCHDLGIRVHAPSIEEAHRGSGRRKGIFPKEAFIYNPEDDTFICPAGQVLRRRN from the coding sequence ATGATGGGACGCCAATCTCCGCCACAGCCAAATTTATTTTATACCAACTTTGATTTGGACAAAAGGGTCAGGAAGGACCATCCATTGCGCAAGATTGCCAGGGTTGTTGACTTTGATTTTATCTATGGGGAGGTTGAGGATAGCTACGGCATTAATGGTAATGTGTCTGTTCCTCCCCCAGTGATTCTCGAGTTGATGGTCCTTTTGGTTTTGTACAATGTTCGCTCTGAGCGGGGGTTGATGCTTACCATTCCTGAGCGATTGGATTGGCTGTGGTTTCTGGGTTATGACTTGGATGACGAGATTCCTAACCATAGTGTGCTCAGTAAGGCTCGATCCCGATGGGGAATCAAGGCCTTTAGGAGTTTTTTTGAGCGGATTGTCTGGCAATGTGTGAAAGCTGGTCTGGTTGATGGCAGTAAATTGTTTGTCGATGCAAGTCTGATTGATGCCGATGCCTCTAACAACTCTGTGGTGGATACGCACGATCTTAAAAGATACTTACAGAAGAGTTACCGGCATCTTGAAGAGCGATTGGATGATGTAGAAGTAGAGAAAGAGACCCCGGCCAACAGCCGCTATATCTCCGCCACTGATCCCGATGCTTCGGTGACCCGGCATGGTGCTGGGAAATCGAGATTGCGGTACAAGACCCATCGGGGTGTCGATCCCAAACACGAGGTGATAACCGCTACGAAGATTACTCCTGGCTCTCGAGATGAAGGTAATCTGCTCGAAGATATAATTAAGATCCATAAGAAGAACACCCAAATGGATGTTGATACGGTGGTAGCTGACAGCAAGTATGGGAAGATCGATAATTTTCTTCTCTGTCATGACTTAGGCATAAGAGTCCATGCCCCCTCCATAGAGGAGGCGCACAGGGGTTCAGGGCGGAGAAAAGGCATCTTTCCCAAAGAAGCTTTTATCTATAATCCTGAGGATGACACCTTTATCTGTCCGGCTGGGCAAGTACTGAGGCGACGAAAC
- a CDS encoding aldehyde dehydrogenase, whose amino-acid sequence MRYAEKGCNLEIDLSRGTIERVETDPRLTELHLGGLGTDAKIIWDRVPPEVDPFSSDNVLIFSSGFLVGTLAPGANRTMVSAISPQTLLMGFSMLGGFWAPELKFAGYDKIIIRGKSPNLVYLWINNDKVQIRDASHLKGKSTYETVELIREELKKPKAQVVSIGLAGENRVYFASIETHRGSASRLGLGAIMGDKNLKAIAVRGTKDINIARPAEFIELCNEVPKFIQYRINNPLRGIQPTIHTMLGSPQEMAIHDEKWHTTSFSWGNARHRRKDFWNKEVEKQWTKVLENARKRFISCYNCPLKCAGIIQLPGFPTYVMKCFSKLTYVMAAMVDDLEFDLQIASRAQHYGVDGYTTPQVMAFAIELYENGILTEKDMPGFPPDSKGRFFWLLDRIVTREGIGDVLANGVYWAARQIGRGAEAFDHNTIKKHEQIPIKLGTLNPIYFLMWSTGEKANVTQIEGQIPQSPLPKEFRQEFVKDWIQIPTGKEEKFKRFILEWGDPGTSFPYYPPIELICELVEWQEIMHYIDDALGLCAGLSSFAYKPPYHIHNLPLFVSHATGMDIDEDGLWEIATRNRNLVRAINIRRGLRREDEHPPEDHWKKRFPEYEARLLDEYYRFRGWDSEGIPTKETLYKLGLDYVKEDFVKREILKE is encoded by the coding sequence ATGAGGTATGCAGAGAAAGGGTGCAATTTAGAAATTGATCTATCTCGAGGAACCATTGAGAGAGTAGAGACAGATCCAAGATTAACAGAGCTTCATCTGGGGGGATTGGGTACAGATGCCAAGATAATATGGGACAGGGTTCCTCCTGAGGTTGACCCCTTTTCCTCCGATAACGTCTTGATATTCAGCTCTGGCTTTTTGGTCGGCACACTTGCTCCTGGGGCTAATCGTACAATGGTTTCTGCCATTTCTCCTCAGACCTTGTTGATGGGCTTTTCTATGCTGGGAGGGTTTTGGGCCCCGGAGTTGAAGTTTGCTGGCTATGATAAAATAATCATCCGTGGCAAATCTCCAAATTTGGTATACCTGTGGATAAACAATGACAAAGTGCAAATACGAGATGCGTCTCATCTCAAAGGAAAAAGCACTTATGAAACTGTAGAACTTATTCGCGAGGAGTTAAAGAAACCCAAAGCCCAAGTGGTTTCTATCGGCCTTGCCGGTGAAAACAGGGTTTATTTTGCCTCAATAGAAACTCACAGGGGTAGTGCAAGTCGGTTAGGACTCGGCGCCATTATGGGAGACAAGAATCTTAAGGCAATAGCTGTTCGTGGAACAAAAGACATCAATATTGCCAGACCTGCTGAATTTATTGAGCTGTGCAATGAGGTGCCGAAATTTATACAATATCGGATAAATAATCCACTGCGAGGAATACAGCCTACTATTCATACCATGCTTGGATCCCCCCAGGAGATGGCAATACATGATGAAAAATGGCATACCACCAGTTTTTCCTGGGGAAATGCCCGGCATAGAAGAAAAGACTTTTGGAACAAAGAGGTCGAGAAGCAATGGACAAAGGTCCTAGAAAATGCACGGAAGCGGTTTATAAGTTGCTATAACTGCCCGCTAAAATGTGCAGGAATAATTCAACTGCCAGGATTTCCGACATATGTGATGAAATGTTTCTCAAAACTTACTTATGTGATGGCCGCCATGGTGGATGATCTTGAATTTGACCTTCAAATCGCCTCCCGTGCCCAGCATTATGGAGTAGATGGATACACAACACCACAAGTTATGGCCTTTGCTATTGAGCTTTACGAAAACGGCATTCTGACCGAAAAGGATATGCCGGGATTTCCACCTGATTCCAAGGGGAGATTCTTTTGGTTACTTGATAGAATTGTAACAAGAGAGGGCATAGGTGATGTTTTGGCCAATGGCGTCTATTGGGCAGCCCGTCAGATTGGTAGAGGGGCAGAGGCATTTGATCATAATACCATCAAGAAACATGAACAAATACCCATAAAATTAGGGACGCTAAACCCGATTTATTTCCTTATGTGGTCTACTGGCGAGAAGGCAAATGTTACTCAAATTGAAGGGCAGATACCCCAGTCTCCTCTTCCTAAAGAATTCAGGCAAGAGTTTGTAAAGGATTGGATTCAGATTCCTACCGGAAAGGAAGAGAAGTTTAAGCGATTCATTTTGGAGTGGGGCGACCCAGGTACATCATTCCCATACTACCCACCTATCGAGTTGATCTGTGAACTTGTTGAGTGGCAGGAGATTATGCACTACATTGATGACGCTCTTGGACTCTGCGCTGGTTTATCATCCTTTGCCTATAAACCTCCTTATCATATTCACAATCTGCCGCTCTTTGTCTCACATGCAACAGGGATGGATATCGATGAAGATGGACTGTGGGAAATAGCCACCAGGAATCGAAATTTAGTCAGGGCCATCAATATACGAAGAGGTTTAAGAAGAGAAGATGAACATCCCCCAGAGGATCATTGGAAAAAAAGATTTCCCGAGTATGAAGCTAGGTTATTAGATGAATATTACAGATTTAGAGGTTGGGATAGCGAGGGTATCCCTACAAAAGAAACCCTGTACAAGCTGGGATTGGATTACGTAAAGGAAGACTTTGTAAAAAGGGAAATCTTAAAGGAGTGA